GGTCACCGAGGAGGCCAAGCAGGACTCCGAGCGCATCGCCGCGCAGCTGTCCGAACAGGCCGGCTCCGAGGCGGAGCGGATCAAGTCCCAAGGCGCACAGCAGATCCAGTTGATGCGCCAGCAGCTCATCCGTCAGCTGCGCACCGGGCTCGGCGCGGAGGCCGTGAACAAGGCCGCCGAGATCGTCCGGGCGCACGTCGCCGATCCGCAGGCACAGTCGGCCACCGTCGACCGCTTCCTGAGCGAACTCGAG
This is a stretch of genomic DNA from Desulfopila inferna. It encodes these proteins:
- a CDS encoding F0F1 ATP synthase subunit B family protein, giving the protein MSIFIGQLIGFAVIAFIIVKWVVPPVRTLMRNQQEAVRAALAESAEAAKKLADADAMHAKALADAKAESEKVTEEAKQDSERIAAQLSEQAGSEAERIKSQGAQQIQLMRQQLIRQLRTGLGAEAVNKAAEIVRAHVADPQAQSATVDRFLSELE